ATTTGAGGTCACACCTTTCTTCCTTGATGGTCGCGCAGTGGATCGTTGAGCGGCTCAACTTTAAACGATTTTGGTTCCAGCTGTGCCTGCCTATTATCCCTTGAACTCTCTTTTCGACTGAGAAATGTCAAAAAAATTGTTGACAGGGGGATGGGTTAGCAAGTAATACATCAAAGTGTACGGATTAATAAAAATGTTTTAATAAGGAGGCGTTATGTGGTCACGAAAAAAAGTTAGTGAAATTACTGGAATCCCTGACAGAAGGGTTTTGTTTTACACTGAACAACCAGGCATTTTGCCAGAGATAGAGCAGAAGGTTGGAAGCGGTTATGCTCGTGAATACACCTTGAAAGATATTATTGTTCTGGCCTTTGTAAGAGAATTAAATCTTTGTGGATTTTCGTTATCGCGGATAAAGGAGTTCTTGTTTCACATCAGAGATCCCGAGATTGAATCAAAATGGTGGAATAGTGCCAAGGCTGAGCCGGTCACGGATAAACCCTGCAACATCATATATTATCATGATGGCCGAGGCGGGAGGACAATTGGAATTCGTCAAACAGATCAGCCCGCCCCGCTGATGAATCGACATACAAGTGCGATTATAATATCCATGACTAATATCATTAATGATATCCTACAAAAAATAACCTAAAAATTTTATTTAAAGTAATACATAGTAGTGTATTATGTATTACAATTTTTTAATAGAGGACAATATGAAAAAAAACAAAAGATTAAGGGCAAAGATAGTCGAAATTTTTGGAAGTTATGATGCTTTCGGAAAAGCCGTTGAGACTGACGCAAGTTTAATATCGCGGATTGTGTGCGGTCACAGGAAGCTGCCGAAGGAAAAACAGCAAAAATGGGCGGATGCTTTAAACTGCAAGGTAAGGGAAATATTCCCTCAATAAGATGCAGTGCAGGGGTTTTCCTGCAAACGATCCTATCTATGCCTTGAAAACATGATGCGGCGTTAATGTCAGAAAATACAAAGGAGTTTTTTCCATCATGACCGGAGTTGAAAGAATCAACACAGAATCTAATCGTAATCTCAGTGAAACCCGGGAACTTCTGATAGCCGCCCTTCCCCCCATCTTCGGCCGCCCGAAAATTTCGCATTATCTGCCCGGGATATTGTCCGGCAAGACGGTTGCCAATCTGGAATCACAGGGGGAGGGACCCCCAAGTTATCAGGTCGGTCGCCGGCGCTTTTACAAGCGGGAAACGTTTGTTGAATGGTTCATAAGCCGGATGCAGCAGGAGCGGGGCCTTAAATAATGGCGGCGGATCTTCCTAAGCGAATTCTGGAAGCCCTGAAAGCCTCTGAATGGTGGACCAGAAAGACCCGTGACAACGGCCGCACGATCTCCCCCCTGAAGTGCCCGGAGTGCGGATTTTCAAACGCCTGGGCCTATTCTGCGGCTCCCTGGGCTGTTGTCTGCAACCGTCAAAACCATTGCGGCGCTGTGATCAAAGCCCGGGATCTGTTCCCGGATCTCTTTATATCCATTGAAAAGGACTATCCCCCTACAAAAACCAATCCGCACCGGCCGGCCACTGTGTATCTGCATACCCGGGGTATCAGGCAGGCCCTGGAAGGCTTGCGGTATGAGTTCTGGCCGGATGTACGCAAAACCGGAAGTGGCGCGGTTATGTTCCCGGTTGAATCCGACAGAAAGGTTTATAACGGCCGACTGATATCCCCGCCCCCGGGAGAAGGAAAAACCCATAACAGGGGGTCCACTGCCGGGCTTTTCTGGAAGCATCCGGGCCTTTCCTATGATCCGGCCGCTGAAACCTTCATAACAGAGGGGATTGTTGATGCCCTGTCCCTTATTGAAATGGGGTTTCAGGCCATAGCTGTTTTGTCCTCTGGCCAGGACCCGGGCAACATGGATCTTTCCCATTTTGGAAAGCTCGTGTTCGCCTTTGACAATGACGCTGCCGGACAGCGGGCGTTAAAGAAATGGATTGCTCATTACCCGGATGCAGGGGCGGTCATGTCGCCGGCCGGCCGGGACTGGAATGATCTGCTTTCCTCCGGTGGCCAGACCGCCGGGAAAACCTTCGAACAAAACCGGTCGGAATACGAGTTCCAGGCGCGTTTGGCCCTCTGCAAAACCCCGAAGGAATATGCCGAGACCTACTATCAGTATATGAAGATCCCGCCGGGCCTGTTCGTCTTTGATGGATCATATCACTACGCGACTGTCAAAATGATCGCCAGGGAAGAAACGGTTGTCGCGGCGCGGCAATCGAATTTCACTCTGGAAGTTGATCATTTCCAGTTAAATTCCACGATCCAGGATAAGCCGGAATATCAGTATCACCTCACCGTAAAGCCCAAATCCGGCCGCCCGATCGGTTTTGTTGCCTCAGCCGAGGACCTTTCACAGCCCGGCCAAATGACAAAGCTCTTCATGAGCCGGTCTAAATCCTGGTGGCAGGGGGAGCGCAAGCCCTCAATGCAGCTTGCCCGGATCATCAGCGAGGCAACGGCCCCCACTGTAAGGACCATTCAAACCATAGGGCATGACGCGGAAAGCAACTGTTACGTTTTCCGGGATTACATGATCACGCCTTCCGGTGAAACCGTCCTGCCGAACGAAAAAGGCTTTTTCGGGGTCAGCCGGCGCAAATATGTCCGCCCGCCTTCAAACGGTGTGGTTGAAAGAATGATCAAGCCGGGCCGGGGGAAACGGGCCGTAACGGATCTTTATGAAATGCTCGTGTCCACCTGGGGCTTTCGGGCGGCAGTCGGGTTCGCCTGGATGCTCGGATCGTGGTTTGTTCATGACATTGCCTATCACCTGGGATTTTATCCCTTCCTGAGCTTTCACGGGGATACGCATACGGGCAAATCAAGCCTGATTTATTTCCTTCAGATGATGCAGGGCATTGATGGGGAGGGCTTGCCAATGACCAAGGTCAATACCTCAAAGGGCAAGATCCGGGAGCTTGCGCAGCGGGCAAGCCTTTTTCACGCCCTGCTTGAAGCCAATGCCGGGGAAAGCTCCCGGTTTGATTTTGACCAGTTTTTAACCCTTTACAATTTCGGCACCCTTCAGACCCGGGCGAAAAAGACAACGGGACTGGAAGTTGAAACAATTCCCTTCAGATCGGCCCTGATCTTTGGCCAGAACTTCGAGGCTTTCAGCAGCCAGGCCATGCGGGAGCGGGTCATATCGGTTCACTTTCCGGCCGATAAGATCATAACAGCCGAATCCAAGGCGGTTTATGACAAGCTCAAGACAGTCCCCCGCCCCGAATTTCCAATGGTGCTGCCGGCGGTCATGAAACACCGACAGGCCCTTGAAGGCAAATGGCGGGATTATTGGGACAAAGCCCGGCGGCTTCTGTCCGGCTACGGCAACACCCGCGTTGAGGAAAATCATGCCTTTGTGTTGGCCTTTCATTGGCTATTCACCGAGACCTTTCAGGTCAAATACGACCTGTCCCCCTATATCCAGGATCTGACCCGCGAGAAGGTCAAAGAGGTTGAGCACCAGCCGGCGGGCCTTGCGGATTTCTTTTTCGATGTGGTTTTTGACCTGGTGGTGGCCAAGGGGGATACGGCCAAGCGCGTGATTGACTGGCCTGGCCTGAAAAACAATGGCGCAAGCCTGACGCCCCCGCCTTCGGGAAAACTGGCTTTAAACCTCAATGGCGTCATGGATCTTTACGGCCAGTTCCGGGCAACGGTGAAGGATATTCAAACCGCATTAAGGGAGCACCCGGCCTACCTGGATTCAAATAAGGGGTATCGATTCTGGAAGGAGTCCTTTGAAGTGGTGCACCCCAAAAAGGCATGGATTTTTGATCTCTCAAAGATATCCCGGGCAGGCGAGGATTCAGCCCGGCCGGATTATCAAGATGATGATCGCCCTTTCGGCTAAGGGGTTCCCCCCTTAGTCTTTGCATAAAATCCTTTTGTGCGGCTTCAGAGAGACCCGGATATTAAAATTTTAAATGATGGAGGAACACTTATGGATGTATTTGATCAGGAGAACCATGAGCTCGCTGGTGAGCTTCAGAGGGCGATGGAAATCATCTATGAACCGGAAATGTGGCCAGTGGTGCGCAGCTATCCGCCGGTGCTGGCAAGGGCCTGTTGTATTCTGCAAATTTACGCCGTTGGTTTGCGCACCGGGGAAATCATTTGGTTCCGAGGGGCAAACCCGATCAACCGTGCCTGGGTCCATTTGCCGGAGACCTTTGAGAAAAACCCTGAATGCCGGCGGCCGGACGGAAGGGCTTTTCAGTGTGAACAGGGGATGGATGTCCGGATCAGAGATATTACATGGGTGGCAGAGAGCCCGGGAATGGAAACCGAAACCTACCAAATCAAGCAGTGTCGCTGTTCCAGTGCGGGTCAGGAGAGAAGCGGTAGCCGTTCTTCCGTCCAGGGTGAAACCGTTTTGGAATTTTCCCGGGAATCAGAAATGACCCCTATTGAGAGGCTGAAAAGAAAGTACGGCCCTTAAGCATGGCCGAAAGTCCGTTCTGGACGGCACCGCTCCCCTGTAACCCCAATCAGAATGTAACAGGCCCGCCGGGGGAGTCGGGCTTTTAAAAAACCGAGACAGGCAGGATTATGGTTAGAAAAGAAGCAGGGCAAAGAATCATAACACTTCCAGTAAAAGAAGACCCCGGGAACTATGAGCGCTGCCCGATTTGCGGAGAGCCCTTTCAGCGGAAAGAGGCCGCAACGGTCCGGCAGTTGTGGATTGACCGCTGCGGATTCGGCCCGGTGCCCCCGGAAGCGTTGGTCCATCCGGAGTGCGACAATAAAGAGCAGATCCGGTGTTTCCTGAAGCGGCCGGAACCCAAACGGGTCCTTCCGGCGACCTGGTCTAATACGGTTTCGTGCAGCGCGAGCTTCCAGACTTTTTAAAATAAAAAACTGGTGGAAAAATGGAATCTGCCGAAATATCAGGCAATAATAATTATAGTCAGCTACCATCCAGTTTGATTCAAAAAATCAATGTTTCCACTGTTCCCAAGAAATGAATGATAAATTTCAAGGAGCCTAAAATGATGCACAAAAACAGTATCAAAGCCCGGGATATTGCCGATTCGATCAATCCGGATTTTTTTGACCCGGATAATTGCCGCCAGTGGCTATTGGAACGGCTGCACCCGCAAGGCCCTTCGTGCCCTTGGTGCGGTGTTGCGATTCGGGGGAGGGCGGCCGGCCGGTTCTGGCAGTTGAAGCAGATGAAATGCCAGGCATGCGGCCGGAAATTTACGGCCCGAACCGGAACAAACCTGGCCGGGCTCAAGGCCGGCTGCCGGGAACTGGTCATGTTTTGCCTCATGATTGAGGCCGGTTATTCAATGGCCAGTATAGCCCGGCGTATGAATATCGGCTTGAGAACCCTCTATCTGTACAAGGAGCGTTTCCAGGATTTGCAGTAAAGCCGGCTTGCAGATTTTGTTTTGCCCTGGTCCCCGGCGGGCGGCCGGGGCTTTTTTGTCTGGCGGACATAGATGCTGTGGTCCGGAACCCCCGGGGATTGAAGAGTCAGGAAACTCGTTTCCCTATTCGCATATCAGGCATGGATTTCTTTAGACCGGGTTACAAAAGTTACAAGAGTCACAGGAGAAGTTACACCTATATATCAATATAATATATTAATATTATTATAATATATATATATTATTTATATAAATGTAACCCTGTAACCCTCATGTGACTCCGGTCACGTATCAAAGGGAGGTTAAAGCCTCCGGCAACGGAAAGGAGCCCTTTGTTTTGGCGCATATTCTGAAAAATAATCAAAGCACAGAGGCACGGATTGAGGAATTAGGGGCCGGCAAGAATCCGTTTTGCAGGCATTACGATCAATGCCTGACCCGGGCGGCCAGGCGGGATGTCACTTTTTGCTGCCAAGGATGCGCCCATGAGCGGGATTATTGGGATTATGAATATGAATATGAATATGATGATTTCCTGCCGATTGTCCGGTTGCTGATCGCGGTCTTTAGGCACGATGATCCCGAGTTGCTTCAGCGGTTCGAGGCGCTGATCAACGAACGGCACACCAAAGAAGGCCCCTTCAGCCTGGATTCTCTTTAAGAAGCTCTCCTCCCCGATCGCGGATTCAGAAGGCTTGACATCCGGGTGCGGTTTGGTAAAGTGGGTATTGTCAAAACCACAGAGCGGCCCCTGTCCCCGGTAAAATCCGGCTCGGAAAGGGGGGAGAGATTTTTTATCTGGATGGGTATATAATTTAAGTGTGCCCGACCTGCCATGTACCGCGAGGGCATGGGCGTCTCTCTGTGGACGCTGACACAGGTCGGGCACTTTGTTTTTTGTGCCCCATCAGATAAATTGTCAAAATCACAGAGGTGTCACTATGCAGCAAGATTGTAATTCCATCCATGCCTGCAATTCCGTTGAGAGCTTACCGTTTGTCGAAGATACCCGGGAAGGCCGTTGTTTCTGGTCGGTTTACCCCACAGGTAATTATGAGAAGGACTATAAAACGGGAAAGCTTTATGCCGCCTTCCTTTGCGATTATCTTCGTTCCGATCCTGCAAATATCTATTTGACGTGGGTTGTGTGGGAAATAATCCGCCAGGGCTCCCCCAAGAATGGCATTATCAACGGCTTCTTTAATTTTATAGCCGAATATATCTCAATGAATTCGATCACCCCCTGGCAGGCAACGGCCCACCATGAAAGGCAAATCCAAAGAACATTAAAGATGGTCTCAGAAGGGGCCTGAGATTTTAAAAAATGAGTTGAAAAGCGAGTGAAGCTGCAAAGGGGTATGGTGATTCATCATGCCCCTTGTATTTTTAGTATTTTATGAGAAAATGTTTTAATTGACAAAGAACCTTGTTTATATCCTAAGAGCTTAAAATAATTCCAGGCAAAATAAAACGAGCAATTAAGACCGAAACGACGAGTTACTTCTTTTACCCTTTTAATGGGTTATCTTTGGCCAAAGAGCATATAATACCTGAATCACTTGTGGTGGCAGAACTTTATACTGTGATATTATGTACAAAAGAATTGATCACGAAGACAAGAAAATAGAAATTCAGGAGCATTTTCACAGTCCGATGGTGTATTTGGATCATTGGGCGCTAAATGACTTCTCCCTGAATCCCAGCTTAAGGGAGAGGTTTGTTAGTACCATGAATAGCAAGGGAGGAACACTTCGCCTTTCAGTGGCAAATATGGTGGAAATATCGAAACAAGAAGACAAAAGCCAGGTTGAATCCATGCTAAGCATGATAAGAAGTATCGAAGATTGTGGGTTGATCAACATTGATGTAAGCGAGGTCATTAAAAAAGAAAATAAAATAGTGTCTGACCCTGCAGCAATTTTTAAAGTTCAAAATCCTTCTGCTGAATTGGAACTTGTTTCGGCATATCTTTTAGCCAAAAAATACCCACTAACGTGGCATGTAGCCGATATTATAGAAACTGTTGTCAATGAGTTCCCGTCAACAAACCTCTCAAGGAATAATGATGAATTCTTGGCCGCTATGAAAGATCTAATAGAAAAGGGGAGAAACGATCCCGTGTATCTTAAGAAAGTAAAAGGTAGGTTTTTGGGACTTAAGCAGCGAGGTCCCAGGTACCAAACTGCGACAAGAGAACTCCTTCAATTTACGGTTGATTTTATAATAAAAAATGTGGATATGGCAATGGCTCAATATAGTGAATGGAATGACATATTTCATCTAATTGTGCCAGTGGCATATTGCGACATTGTCATGCTCGATCGGAGATGGGTTGCCTTTATGAATCAAACTGGACTTTCTTACCCTCAGGTGGCAAGGACCTTTGATAGGCGCTCGATAGAATCTTTGTTCGAACATATCGAAAATTGGGCTGGCTGACCAATAAAATGAGATAACCAATTAAGCAGGCGGTGAAAAACCGCTGCACTTTATTCCAGGCGTAACATTCTATGATTCGGTTTTGGTATTTTAAGAAGCTTGATAGATTCGCAGTGTCTGATGCGTTGAATTGTCCTAATATTGAGGACGTTATGTCATCTGATTGCTACACGCGTTTCGACTACTTTAGGTATATCCCTGTTGCTGACCTTTCTTATGCGGAAATTCACCGAGAATTATGTTGCGCTCCAAGAGAAGTATGTTTTGAATTAACCAAATTATGCAATATGAACTGCCCCGTATGCATAGCAGATTCGAACCCCCATAATAGCCTAAAGCTTTCGTATGAAGATTTTATTGCTATTTTGCAATGTCTTGATCCAAAGATAAAACGAATTACCCTTACGGGAGGAGAGCCGACACTGCTCCCTGATTTGGTAAAATTTGTGCATGTTGCAGCATCAAAATTTGAAGGCGTTGTTCTATCAACTAATGGCTTTTGTCCAAGGAAAATGCAGAGGGCCACCAAAGGCCTGCAAAATTTAACCGTGACTGTCTCTTTGCACGGTAATAGAGAGGTGCATGATAATTTCTGTGGCAAAGTAGGGTCATTTGACAATGCTTTTGAAACAATAAGAAGATGTCTCGACCTGGG
Above is a window of Desulfosalsimonas propionicica DNA encoding:
- a CDS encoding IS1 family transposase; this translates as MMHKNSIKARDIADSINPDFFDPDNCRQWLLERLHPQGPSCPWCGVAIRGRAAGRFWQLKQMKCQACGRKFTARTGTNLAGLKAGCRELVMFCLMIEAGYSMASIARRMNIGLRTLYLYKERFQDLQ
- a CDS encoding XRE family transcriptional regulator; protein product: MKKNKRLRAKIVEIFGSYDAFGKAVETDASLISRIVCGHRKLPKEKQQKWADALNCKVREIFPQ
- a CDS encoding radical SAM protein, whose protein sequence is MIRFWYFKKLDRFAVSDALNCPNIEDVMSSDCYTRFDYFRYIPVADLSYAEIHRELCCAPREVCFELTKLCNMNCPVCIADSNPHNSLKLSYEDFIAILQCLDPKIKRITLTGGEPTLLPDLVKFVHVAASKFEGVVLSTNGFCPRKMQRATKGLQNLTVTVSLHGNREVHDNFCGKVGSFDNAFETIRRCLDLGHRVEVLTTAFQEAIQTFPELVNLLSELPIDEHRVNIIKSKGRVLRSCVNAGKIKRVVTETAPKHKITIKRIDQPFLFVASCGIKEQRDGSESR
- a CDS encoding MerR family transcriptional regulator, encoding MWSRKKVSEITGIPDRRVLFYTEQPGILPEIEQKVGSGYAREYTLKDIIVLAFVRELNLCGFSLSRIKEFLFHIRDPEIESKWWNSAKAEPVTDKPCNIIYYHDGRGGRTIGIRQTDQPAPLMNRHTSAIIISMTNIINDILQKIT
- a CDS encoding toprim domain-containing protein; translation: MAADLPKRILEALKASEWWTRKTRDNGRTISPLKCPECGFSNAWAYSAAPWAVVCNRQNHCGAVIKARDLFPDLFISIEKDYPPTKTNPHRPATVYLHTRGIRQALEGLRYEFWPDVRKTGSGAVMFPVESDRKVYNGRLISPPPGEGKTHNRGSTAGLFWKHPGLSYDPAAETFITEGIVDALSLIEMGFQAIAVLSSGQDPGNMDLSHFGKLVFAFDNDAAGQRALKKWIAHYPDAGAVMSPAGRDWNDLLSSGGQTAGKTFEQNRSEYEFQARLALCKTPKEYAETYYQYMKIPPGLFVFDGSYHYATVKMIAREETVVAARQSNFTLEVDHFQLNSTIQDKPEYQYHLTVKPKSGRPIGFVASAEDLSQPGQMTKLFMSRSKSWWQGERKPSMQLARIISEATAPTVRTIQTIGHDAESNCYVFRDYMITPSGETVLPNEKGFFGVSRRKYVRPPSNGVVERMIKPGRGKRAVTDLYEMLVSTWGFRAAVGFAWMLGSWFVHDIAYHLGFYPFLSFHGDTHTGKSSLIYFLQMMQGIDGEGLPMTKVNTSKGKIRELAQRASLFHALLEANAGESSRFDFDQFLTLYNFGTLQTRAKKTTGLEVETIPFRSALIFGQNFEAFSSQAMRERVISVHFPADKIITAESKAVYDKLKTVPRPEFPMVLPAVMKHRQALEGKWRDYWDKARRLLSGYGNTRVEENHAFVLAFHWLFTETFQVKYDLSPYIQDLTREKVKEVEHQPAGLADFFFDVVFDLVVAKGDTAKRVIDWPGLKNNGASLTPPPSGKLALNLNGVMDLYGQFRATVKDIQTALREHPAYLDSNKGYRFWKESFEVVHPKKAWIFDLSKISRAGEDSARPDYQDDDRPFG